A region from the Halosolutus gelatinilyticus genome encodes:
- the cobS gene encoding adenosylcobinamide-GDP ribazoletransferase, protein MIRRWLGAVRGATGFLTRLPVPYREGDWEAFRETPVAFPIVGFVAGAIAAVPFLAAETLSAATVALGYVLAVYAVTGIHHLDGVADLGDALVVHGDVDRRREVLKDTTTGVGALLAVSLTIVALALAGLGLAGLPVRAAVGTALAAEVGTKLGTAALACFGTAGYEGMGRQFTAAVSSGSFVAPAIVALPAIALTWPHPAAAIALGGAVAGIGAPWTWANRNLGGISGDIFGAANEIGRVAGAHAGVIAWTLL, encoded by the coding sequence GTGATTCGACGCTGGCTCGGCGCCGTACGCGGGGCGACCGGCTTCCTGACGCGACTCCCCGTTCCCTACCGCGAGGGCGACTGGGAAGCGTTCCGCGAGACTCCAGTCGCGTTTCCGATCGTCGGGTTCGTCGCGGGTGCGATCGCCGCGGTCCCGTTCCTGGCCGCGGAGACGCTGTCCGCGGCGACCGTCGCGCTGGGATACGTCCTCGCGGTCTACGCCGTGACGGGGATCCACCACCTCGACGGCGTCGCGGACCTCGGCGACGCGCTCGTCGTCCACGGGGACGTCGATCGGCGCCGCGAGGTGCTGAAGGACACGACGACCGGCGTCGGCGCGCTGCTCGCCGTCTCGCTGACGATCGTCGCGCTCGCGCTCGCGGGGCTCGGCCTCGCCGGCCTCCCCGTCCGCGCGGCGGTCGGGACCGCGCTCGCGGCCGAGGTGGGGACGAAACTCGGGACGGCCGCGCTGGCCTGTTTCGGGACCGCGGGCTACGAGGGGATGGGGCGACAGTTTACCGCGGCCGTTTCCTCCGGATCGTTCGTCGCGCCCGCGATCGTCGCCCTGCCGGCGATTGCGCTCACGTGGCCGCATCCGGCGGCCGCGATCGCGCTGGGCGGCGCCGTCGCGGGGATCGGCGCGCCCTGGACGTGGGCGAACCGAAATCTCGGGGGGATCAGCGGTGACATCTTCGGCGCGGCCAACGAGATCGGGCGCGTCGCGGGCGCGCACGCGGGGGTGATCGCGTGGACGCTGTTGTGA
- a CDS encoding NTP transferase domain-containing protein: protein MCGGAGTRLESSHEKPLHPIDGVPMIDRVLAALAESRAETVYAAVSPNAPETRARVDSGAAVPAPVPTIETPGDGYVDDLLTVLDRPAIEPPVLTVAADLPLLAAPVIDRALDRHGDGRDGGAYAPSLTVSVPVALKRRLGVSVDSRLEPETHLVPTGVNVVGSTDRTMTHASYDPRLAVNVNRRTDAAVAAALARGDAIDPARGGDDRCA, encoded by the coding sequence ATGTGCGGCGGCGCGGGTACGCGCCTCGAAAGCTCCCACGAGAAGCCGCTGCACCCGATCGACGGCGTCCCCATGATCGATCGGGTCCTGGCGGCGCTCGCGGAGAGCCGCGCGGAAACCGTGTACGCCGCCGTCTCGCCGAACGCGCCGGAGACGCGGGCCCGTGTCGATAGCGGGGCCGCGGTCCCGGCTCCCGTCCCGACGATCGAGACGCCCGGCGACGGGTACGTCGACGACCTCCTGACGGTCCTCGATCGGCCGGCGATCGAGCCGCCGGTCCTCACCGTCGCGGCGGACCTGCCGCTGCTCGCGGCACCGGTGATCGATCGCGCGCTCGACCGCCACGGAGACGGGCGCGACGGGGGCGCATACGCGCCGTCTCTGACCGTCTCCGTCCCTGTCGCGCTCAAGCGTCGACTCGGCGTCAGCGTCGATTCTCGCCTGGAACCCGAAACCCACCTCGTGCCGACCGGGGTCAACGTCGTCGGCAGTACTGATCGAACCATGACGCACGCCTCTTACGACCCACGGCTCGCAGTGAACGTGAACCGACGAACGGACGCCGCCGTCGCGGCCGCCCTCGCTCGCGGCGACGCGATCGACCCGGCTCGCGGAGGTGACGATCGGTGCGCGTGA
- the cobT gene encoding nicotinate mononucleotide-dependent phosphoribosyltransferase CobT, producing the protein MRVILPAGTTETALIDGISAAGAAPELMEHTPSADVEILVYGEPTAAPVTPVSPNGCPTPAAITRAVREAVGFDVTVIDAGLAKPTAAPTVDLGVAPGADVREETAVTDAAVVYDRARGYGSRLPDDEVVVGETVPGGTTTALGVLTALGEPAGVSSSLPENPIERKRRVVDEALAASDLEPGACDGAPIGAIEAVGDPVQPTAMGIAAGALESGADVTLAGGTQMVAVAALLRHAGIDAPLSIATTSFVADERGDDLAAACDRLDCDLVVTDPGFDGRDHVAMRRYGAGEAKEGVAMGGALSLVPEGGMGAVRDRVETVCARLGIDSEGAADANPEADRGS; encoded by the coding sequence GTGCGCGTGATCCTCCCCGCGGGAACGACCGAGACGGCGCTGATCGACGGCATCAGTGCCGCCGGCGCCGCCCCGGAACTGATGGAACACACGCCCTCGGCGGACGTCGAGATCCTCGTCTACGGGGAGCCGACGGCCGCGCCCGTCACCCCCGTGAGTCCGAACGGCTGCCCGACACCGGCGGCGATCACGCGCGCCGTCCGCGAGGCGGTCGGCTTCGACGTCACCGTTATCGACGCGGGCCTGGCGAAGCCGACGGCCGCGCCGACGGTCGACCTCGGCGTCGCGCCTGGGGCCGACGTTCGCGAGGAGACGGCCGTTACCGACGCGGCCGTGGTTTACGATCGAGCGCGCGGCTACGGATCGCGCCTCCCGGACGACGAGGTCGTGGTCGGCGAGACGGTTCCCGGCGGAACCACGACCGCGCTCGGCGTTCTCACCGCGCTCGGCGAACCGGCGGGCGTCTCGTCGTCGCTGCCCGAGAACCCGATCGAACGCAAGCGGCGGGTCGTCGACGAGGCGCTCGCGGCGAGCGACCTCGAGCCGGGCGCGTGCGACGGAGCGCCGATCGGCGCGATCGAAGCGGTCGGCGATCCCGTCCAGCCGACCGCGATGGGGATCGCGGCCGGCGCGCTCGAGTCCGGCGCCGACGTGACCCTCGCCGGCGGCACCCAGATGGTTGCCGTCGCCGCCCTGCTGCGCCACGCCGGGATCGACGCGCCGCTGTCGATCGCGACCACGTCCTTCGTCGCGGACGAGCGGGGCGACGACCTCGCGGCGGCCTGCGATCGGCTCGACTGCGACCTCGTCGTGACCGACCCCGGCTTCGACGGTCGCGATCACGTCGCGATGCGGCGCTACGGCGCGGGCGAAGCCAAGGAAGGGGTCGCGATGGGCGGCGCGCTCTCGCTCGTTCCCGAGGGTGGGATGGGCGCGGTCAGGGACCGCGTCGAGACCGTGTGCGCGCGACTCGGAATCGACTCCGAGGGAGCGGCGGACGCGAACCCGGAGGCCGATCGTGGATCCTGA
- a CDS encoding aminotransferase class I/II-fold pyridoxal phosphate-dependent enzyme, translated as MDPDAIRAVERVPHGGEPDRDLLDFSANTNPETPDGVGDVYAAALDASRRYPDDDYAAFREAAAAFVGCDPDRVIPTPGGLAAIRLALESVLGPGDRALVPYPSFGEYAREVRLQGATPLFVHHEDALATGRDVLDDCAAAIVCTPNNPTGEAADPDALAAFADRCGESETALLVDEAFLGFTDLPSAARLDAPNVIVARSLTKLFGLPGLRAGFAVTSGDRRDALETGRRAWSLGTPAARVGAYCLRQGAFVRETRERVASERSRLRAALERAFDVRPSDAPYLLCDVGDRDVSTAIAWARDAGVAIRDATTFRGLDSHVRVAVKDGDANDRLLAALGLDDHARGG; from the coding sequence GTGGATCCTGACGCGATCCGGGCCGTCGAGCGCGTTCCCCACGGCGGCGAGCCCGATCGGGACCTGCTCGACTTCTCGGCGAACACGAACCCCGAGACGCCCGACGGCGTCGGGGACGTCTACGCGGCGGCGCTCGACGCCTCCCGGCGCTACCCCGACGACGACTACGCGGCGTTCCGCGAGGCCGCGGCCGCGTTCGTCGGCTGCGATCCCGATCGGGTGATCCCGACTCCCGGCGGTCTGGCGGCGATCAGGCTGGCCCTGGAGAGCGTCCTCGGGCCCGGCGATCGAGCGCTCGTGCCGTACCCGAGTTTCGGCGAGTACGCCCGCGAAGTCCGCCTCCAGGGAGCGACGCCGCTGTTCGTCCACCACGAGGACGCGCTGGCGACGGGGCGCGACGTCCTCGACGACTGCGCGGCGGCGATCGTCTGCACGCCGAACAACCCCACCGGCGAGGCGGCCGACCCCGACGCGCTGGCGGCCTTCGCCGATCGCTGCGGGGAGTCGGAAACGGCGCTGCTGGTCGACGAGGCGTTTCTCGGGTTCACCGACCTGCCGTCGGCGGCCCGTCTCGACGCGCCGAACGTGATCGTCGCCCGATCGCTCACCAAGCTGTTCGGCTTGCCGGGGCTCCGCGCGGGATTCGCCGTCACGTCGGGCGATCGCCGTGACGCGCTCGAGACCGGCCGTCGGGCGTGGTCGCTGGGAACCCCCGCGGCCCGCGTCGGCGCGTACTGTCTCCGGCAGGGGGCGTTCGTCCGGGAGACCCGCGAGCGGGTCGCAAGCGAGCGCAGTCGGCTGCGAGCGGCGCTCGAACGAGCGTTCGACGTTCGCCCGTCGGACGCGCCGTACCTCCTGTGCGACGTCGGCGATCGCGACGTCTCGACCGCGATCGCGTGGGCGCGCGACGCGGGGGTCGCGATCCGCGACGCGACGACGTTCCGGGGGCTCGACTCGCACGTCCGCGTCGCGGTCAAGGACGGCGACGCGAACGATCGACTGCTCGCCGCGCTCGGCCTCGACGACCATGCCCGAGGAGGCTGA
- a CDS encoding adenosylcobinamide amidohydrolase has product MPEEADGDRVPAVTEDAYEACCRAGVLRVRRPGTEWLSTGWSGGRIAADAAYNVSVPDGWGETDLGVYAADRLSGAGFDDADGGPALFTGVDVADARGARCGPVTAYATAGLSNPAALPIEPSDGTALDRAIEADETDPTVGTVNVLVGATRSLADGALANVIAVAAEAKAATLLAETGFPGTTTDAIVVGHDPTGERAAFSGSATEVGAATRACVRDAVRTSLRAHYAGADADPPASVANAGYGVTTDVRTEVFRPPIEEAGDR; this is encoded by the coding sequence ATGCCCGAGGAGGCTGACGGCGACCGGGTGCCGGCGGTAACCGAGGACGCGTACGAGGCGTGTTGTCGCGCCGGCGTCCTCCGGGTTCGTCGCCCCGGAACGGAGTGGCTGTCGACCGGGTGGAGCGGCGGCCGCATCGCCGCCGACGCCGCGTACAACGTCTCGGTTCCGGACGGCTGGGGCGAAACGGATCTCGGTGTTTACGCGGCCGATCGGCTCTCGGGCGCCGGATTCGACGACGCGGACGGCGGGCCCGCGTTGTTCACCGGCGTCGACGTCGCCGACGCCCGCGGCGCGCGCTGCGGTCCCGTCACGGCCTACGCGACGGCCGGACTCTCGAACCCGGCGGCGCTGCCGATCGAGCCGTCGGACGGGACGGCCCTCGACCGCGCTATCGAGGCGGACGAAACCGATCCGACGGTGGGGACCGTCAACGTCCTCGTCGGCGCGACCCGGTCGCTGGCCGACGGCGCGCTCGCCAACGTGATCGCGGTGGCCGCGGAGGCGAAGGCGGCGACGCTGCTCGCTGAGACCGGGTTTCCCGGGACGACGACGGACGCGATCGTCGTCGGTCACGATCCGACGGGGGAGCGCGCCGCGTTCTCGGGAAGCGCCACCGAAGTCGGCGCGGCGACCCGCGCCTGCGTCCGCGACGCCGTCCGAACGTCGCTGCGAGCGCACTACGCCGGAGCCGACGCGGACCCGCCGGCATCGGTCGCGAACGCGGGCTACGGCGTCACGACCGACGTCCGGACCGAGGTGTTCCGACCCCCGATCGAGGAGGCGGGCGATCGGTAA
- a CDS encoding PTS-dependent dihydroxyacetone kinase phosphotransferase subunit DhaM: MVGIVIVSHSQRAAEGIREIAQEMGADASIEAVGGTEDGRIGTTSEPIREAIERLASGDGAGDAEDGAADRDGVVVLVDLGSAVMNAELAIEETDVDAVIADAPVLEGALNAAVAATSANATVESVREAAEDAGDISKV; the protein is encoded by the coding sequence ATGGTCGGGATCGTTATCGTCTCGCACAGCCAACGGGCTGCCGAAGGTATCCGTGAGATCGCCCAGGAAATGGGTGCCGACGCCAGTATCGAAGCCGTCGGCGGCACCGAGGACGGCCGCATCGGCACGACCTCGGAGCCGATTCGCGAGGCGATCGAACGGCTCGCCAGCGGTGACGGCGCCGGCGACGCTGAGGACGGGGCTGCCGACCGCGACGGCGTCGTCGTCCTCGTCGATCTCGGCAGCGCCGTCATGAACGCCGAACTCGCGATCGAGGAAACGGACGTCGACGCGGTCATCGCCGACGCGCCGGTGCTGGAGGGAGCGCTCAACGCCGCCGTCGCGGCGACCTCGGCGAACGCGACCGTCGAGTCGGTTCGCGAGGCCGCCGAGGACGCCGGCGACATCTCGAAGGTGTAG